CCGAAATTTACAcgcaaccaatcaatcaatctgcCTGGCCCCCCAAAAAAACCTGCTTCATGATTGGCTGCTCCCGGTGACGAACCTGCCTCCTCCTGTCTCCTGGCCTGCCCTGCCCTGATTGGTGGCTGCTTCCGCGTGCCCTCACTGTGATTGGCTGTGCTCTTGGCGAACGgtctagttcacccaaatatgggCTTCTTGCTGGCAGGTACCACTTCTGTGAGAAGTGTTTCAACGAAATCCAGGGGGAGAATGTATCTCTGGGGGACGATCCAACTCAGCCTCAAACGTGAGTAGCCATCTAAAAGTTAGTTTTGATCTTCTTCATTGTTATTGTCGTAATGCTATTCCTCCAGGGAGCGTTAGTTCAGTGATTCTCATGACGCACTCGATTGGGCGGCTTCCTGTTCTCCGTCTCTCATTTTCTCTCCTCAGGTCCATCAATAAAGATCAGTTTCAAAGGAAAAAGAATGACACCCTCGACCCTGAGCTGTATGTAGATATTTTCTCCCTCCAAATGTGTCATCTCAGTTTGCTTGTTAAGTTTAAGTCAAGATGTGGATTTGCTGTCATCGTCTGACCTTTGTTTTCTGATCTTCCTCGTCAGACTGTTGGAATGTGCCGACTGTGGTCGAAAAATGCATCAGATATGCGCTCTGCACAATGAGACGATATGGCCGTCGGGGTGAGCTAGTTTTATTTGAGcacaatttattttatacattctaCTGCAAAACATGGCTTAAAAATGGAGTCGGCAGACTGTTAGTGAATGTAAGGCTTTACCTAAGGAAGCGAAAGTTAATACTtattcatttatctttattttatatgaGGTTTGCCGGGTTTTTCCTGTTAAATACAACTCTGATTTGTGAATTGTATATATCAGCATTAAATTAGCTTTAAAACAAGATATCAGTTCTTCTAATTAATGGTCAAATGTTGTGACAAGATGAGTGCTATAAACATGGAAAATGTAGGACAACTTGATGTCCTTTGTTACTActaatttttatgattattactgTTCCAAATTGTTTCTAAATTGTTCCCACATATTCATTTATGTCGCTCCATTTCCAAATAGTCTGTCTTCCTTTCAATCAGGTTTGTGTGTGACGGCTGTCTGAAAAAAGCCAATGCAACAAGGAAGGAGAATAAATACACTGCAAAGAGTAAGTGGTTAAGAGCTTTAAAAATCTGGGAAAGAAATACCCTTTTGTTTAATTTGTGAGCGTAGATGTTCATACTTGGCTAATGAGAATCAAGTCATTTAGATTTCTAATGGCAGATCTTAATGGAGACGGTGAGTAGTCATTTTAAACTTCGctgcttttctttctctttattcCAGGACTTCCTCAGACAAAGCTTGGTAGCTTCCTGGAGACACGAGTGAACGAGTACCTAAAGCGCCAGAATCATCCAGAAAGCGGTGATGTCACCATTCGTGTGGTTCACGTGTCTGATAAAGTGGTGGAAGTCAAACCTGGCATGAAGTCCAGGTGAGGGACAGTGCTGAATATTCTGCAATATTTTTGTCGTTCCTTTTAAGTTTTGGGAATTTTGGAActgtttgctttcatttcttTTAATTGCCATAAAGTACTGTTGTTTATACTACTGCATGCCCTaactagtgttattttagtattatttattcacTATTATgggatattataataatattttgtattaccttttattttcatatgttcagtttcaattttagtttgtttaaatatttctatatagttttattttaaatcagtcattttaaaacttatatttattttagttgtcAGGGCAACATTTAACTTTCATTTGTTTTGAAgtttgtttttcatctaatatttgtttttacattttaagcctTATTTCAACTGGAAAAACAAATCTGAACAGATTTAACTtctgttttagttaacaataataaaactgtttttcttttaatgttatTGGTGGCCTTCCATAGCTTCTCATCATAAACAGTAAAATTAATATGTTCTATATTGTCAAGCAAGAAATCATTTTGAGGGGAAAGTATGTCTAAGGAAATTGCAGCACTATATAATTCATCAAATGAACATGAATGATTATCATGAACAGCAACACCGATTATCAATGCATGAATCTAAACTATTTTGGAATGCCCACGCTTTtccatatatttttattatgatgtCGACGTGTGTAGGCAGATGAATTACTCTCAGTAAACAACAACATCTTGATCTTGCTTGCACTCAACTACAGTATTTCAGAGGAGACAGCTCACCCATAACTGTTGCTCTTTGGAAATGTCTTTTTCAATTTCATTGCTTTGTTGATCATTTGCATAAAGTAAAATTGTTCTAAACTTTGTACATGACTGCATTGTATCACCATCAGTCACTGCTGTGTAAATagccattgaaaatgaatgacatcAAGGTGTTTTGACTTTGAAAGGCCTCTGAAAGGCCTCTAGGAGGATGAGAAAACAACATTGGATCAATATATTGCACAAACTCCGGTATTGAAAAgtggattaattaattggttcTTTGAATCtgtaactgtaaaaaataaatattcatgcttgcttaattaaaaattcaattttgtctttttgaaatACAAGAATTTTAATGGACACCATGAAAAAATGTAAAGAGTTGACTGTCTTTCTTTTACAGGTTTGTTGATAGCGGTGAAATGTCAGAGTCATTCCCGTACAGGACAAAAGCTCTGTTTGCGTTTGAAGATATTGATGGGACAGATGTCTGCTTCTTTGGAATGCATGTGCAAGAATATGGCTCCGACTGCCCTCCTCCCAATCAAAGGTTAAAAATAACAAAGACCATGCAGTCACACATCACAGAATCTTCCTCCATGCGCATGTGGATGACATTACATAGGGGTCTGAGAAACACAAGTAACGTAGTGATATCCTcttgtctctttctctccatgTAGACGTGTGTACATCTCCTATCTTGACAGCGTGCACTTTTTCCAGCCCCGTCACCTGAGAACTGGAGTCTATCATGAGATCCTGATTGGATACATGGAATATGCTAAAAAAATGGGGTTTGTCACTGGCCACATCTGGGCTTGTCCACCGAGCGAAGGCGATGACTATATCTTCCATTGCCACCCATCGGATCAGAAGATTCCCAAACCAAAACGCTTACAAGAATGGTACAAGAAGATGCTTGACAAAGCAGTAGCTGAAAGAATTGTACATGACTACAAGGTATTGCTACAGCTGTACTTCTGGTTGACaataataaaagtttagactTGAGTCAGCATACTGCAAGATAGTCTTTTCCCTTGTTTGGCTAGTTGACAGCAATGTGCCATCTATTAGTCCTTCACTAACTATTGCATGTTTCCCCTTGCCCAGGACATTTTTAAGCAGGCAACAGAGGATCGTCTGACCAGTGCGAAGGAGCTCCCATATTTTGAGGGTGATTTTTGGCCTAATGTGTTGGAAGAGAGCATTAAAGAGCTTGAACAGGAGGAGGAAGAACGGAAGCGAGAGGAAAACAACACCTCTAGTGAAAGCATTGATGTGAGTGATTAACTCAGATTTGTAGCCATCTTGTACTGGGTGAAAATATACTTTAGTGCCAAAGGAATAGATCAATAAAAATTCAATAAACTAGATTTCTTAACTGGGTTTTTAGACCGCTACTgtccttttttttgtatttgacttGATGGTAAAATTAATTCTAGTGCAGCTGCTTTAATATGTATTcttaaaacataattattataaCTTGATGCTTAAGATTGTTTCATTGACTGTCTAGGCTACCAGTGGTGACAGCAAGAATgccaaaaaaaagaacagcaagaAGACTAGCAAGAACAAGAGCAGCTTGAGCCGGGCCAATAAAAAGAAACCGGGAATGCCAAATGTCTCCAATGATCTATCCCAGAAACTCTATGCTTCAATGGAGAAACACAAAGAGGTATGTAGCTCCCAAAAACATTTGAACCATTTGTCAATTACACATTTGGACTGAACTCACAAATGTCAACACTCTACTTAATTTCAAGGTTTTCTTTGTTATCCGTCTCATCGCTGGCCCTTCTGCCAATTCCCTTCCACCCATTTTGGACGCTGACCCCCTGATGGCCTGCGATCTGATGGACGGACGAGATGCTTTCCTAACGCTTGCACGAGACAAGCACCTTGAATTCAGCTCACTGAGGCGTGCCAAATGGAGCTCCATGTGTATGCTTGTAGAACTGCACAACCAGAGCCAGGACCGCTTTGTCTACACGTGCAATGAATGCAAGCACCACGTTGAGACACGCTTTCACTGCACTGTTTGTGAGGTAAGAAATGCCATGTATGctgctttgtttttttctttgaagaGGGTTTCTAAAAATTGTGGTATTGTGGTACATTACAACTTTTGAAATGCCCCCTTCTCTCTTCTTTTGTAGGATTATGATCTTTGCATCACTTGCTACAACATTAAGGGCCATGAGCACAAGATGGAGAAACTTGGACTGGGTCTTGATGACGAGAGCAACAACCAGTCTGCAGCCTCCACTCAGAACCCTGGTGACTCGCGTCGTCTCAGCATCCAGCGCTGCATCCAGTCACTGGTGCATGCATGCCAGTGCCGCAATGCTAATTGCTCTTTGCCATCTTGCCAGAAGATGAAGAGAGTAGTGCAACACACCAAGGGCTGCAAACGCAAAACTAATGGTGGCTGTCCCATCTGCAAGCAACTCATTGCGCTTTGTTGCTATCATGCCAAGCACTGCCAGGAAAACAAGTGTCCTGTGCCCTTCTGTCTCAACATCAAGCACAAGCTTCGTCAACAGCAGCTGCAACACAGGCTTCAACAAGCGCAAATGCTGCGTAGACGTATGGCCACCATGCAGCGAGCAGGGCAGCCACCACCTTGTGGAAGTGGGCCTCCAGGAGGTCCTCCATCACCCTGCAACAATGGAGCCACAGGTCCAAGCACACCTACGTCAGTTGGTACTCAACCTGCAACGCCTCAGACACCCACACAGCTAACACCCAACCTTGCATCTCTGCCCCAGCCCGGTGTGGGTGGAGTCCCAGCTGGAGCTCCCCAGCAGCCTCCTCAGCATCCAGTCCACCACCAGTTTCAGCAGATGCCAGGTGCAGGTGGGATGATGACCTCACCGCAACAACAAATGGTTCCTCAGCAAACTGTGGGGCAACTTCCACATCCACACAATCAGTATGGTCCCCATTCCACTGGTCTCTCCCCAAATCCACAGTCGCAGGGTAAGCCAGGCCTTGGTCCCGCAACTCCTCCGCAGCTCCCTAGCAACCCAGGCACAGCACCTATGTCCCAGCAACAGCAACCTTCAGGTCCTCCGCCTGCAGCTGTGGAGATAGCCATGAAGATCCAGCAAGTGGCTGATGCACAGCGAAAGATGGCACAGGTTCAGATGCTACACAGGCAGGCTGTGCAAGCTGGCATGATGCCGCAGCATCATCAGCAGCCACAGGGACAGATGGGAGTATCCCATCCTGGGATTGGCATGGTAGGGCCACCAGGAATAGCCTCACAGGCACAAACATCAGTGAACAGAGTGCAGATGGAACAGCAGCAAGGACCTCAGGGAATGATGGCGGGAGTTGGGCCCATGCAGCAGCCTCAACAGGTAGGTGCGCAAGGCCAGATGCCACAACAAATGCATCTACAGCAGCCAAGAATAAACCCACAACTTCAGCCTCAGCAGCAACAGTGGCAAGGACAGGGTATGCCAACCCAGCAGAGACCTGGCATGATGGCTCAACCGGGAATGGTTGCAATGCAGCCCCCtccgcagcagcagcaacaaccaCAACAAATGCAACAACGGCAAGCACCCCAAATGCCGAATCGAAATGCATTGATGAGTATGGTGCAGGCTGGTCTGCAGAGTGGTGTAGTAAGTGGGGCAGCAGCTGGCAATCTGCCTCAGGGAGCCCTGCAGGATCTTTTGCAGACCCTACGATCTCCAAGTTCACCTCTACAGCAGCAGCAAGTCCTCAACATTCTTCGATCTAACCCACAACTAATGGCAGCATTTATCAAGCAGCGTGTTCACAAATATAAAGGAGGCACAGGTGGCCCTGCTGTACCACAGGGTGGGCCAGGACCAATGGGAGGCCAGCCAGTGAGTGTCAATACTGGGGTGCCTCAGCCTGGCATGCACCTTGGACAGGGTGTTAACATGCAGACTCAACTTTCTCAACTCCAAAAGCAGCAGCAAATGCAACAACGGCCGCTACTGCAGCAACAGCAAGTAGCTGCCTTGCAGCAGCAACAAcagaaacaacaacagcagcagcagcaacaacagcaaGGAATTCAGGGTCAGGGGGCTCCAAACATGACCAACATGAATCCACAGTTCAGAGAACTGGTCATGAGAAGGCAACAGCAACTCCagtttcagcagcagcagcaacaacaacaacaacaacagcagcaacaacagcagcagcagcaacaaatgAGTAATCACGCAGCATTCCAACAGCAGCAAGGTTATGTGGGTCAGCAGGGTAACATGCAAGTCCCGCCAGGAGGTCAACCACTACAAGGTGTGCAACCTGGCCAGCAGCAGAGTTTTCCAGGTAACCCTGCGCAACAGCAAGCTGCAGCTGTCTTGCAACAGAGGCTTGCACAGCAACACCATCTACAGATGCAACAGCAGCAGAAGGCAGCATCACAAGGTCCTGATATGGGGCACGGAGGAGGTCCGCAGCCCACACAAGGAGGTCCCAGTCTACAGACATCACAGACATTATTACAACAGGCTTTGCATCAGCGTCTGCTTCAACAGCAGCAACATCTCAGTGGCACCTCACCGGCACAGCAGAACAACCCCATGAGCCCACAGCAGCAGCATCAGATGTCTCAGTCACCCCACTTGCAGGGCCAACAGCTCCCATCCTCCCTCAGCAACCAAGTCTGTTCGCCTCAGCCCTCCCCACGACCCCAGTCCCAACCACCTCACTCAAGTCCGTCCCCGCGCCTGCAACCACAGCCCTCGCCCCACCACATCTCACCTCAGACCCAAACGGGTTCTCCGCATCCCAACCACCTTCAGCAGCATCACTCAGGCATGGctccacctcctccacctccCCAACAGCCACAGCACAACTCTAAGGACCCAAGTGGATTTGGTGCAGATCAGAACGCCATGCTTTCTCAGCTCAGTGGCTTGGCAGGACTCCACGGACCTGGAGCTAATGATATGCTGCCCCCTAGTGGCCAGGATCTTGGAATTAACATGAAAACCCTTTAGACATCATATAGTTATCACAAAATTTGCAAAGCCCCACCAGAGACAGTGTTAGCTTTTTTATACTATAAGGAAGAACTTAGTGTTTTTCatcataaatgctttaaaatggaCCAGCCTAGAGAAATAGCATATAAGCATGGGGGggattgctttttgtttttttttttttgccagttgtGTACAAAGAGAGGATAGTTTCTCAGCCTCAGAGAACAAACCacaagtaatattttttatgtcaggtccaggGGAGAACTTTTCCTTTttcaagaaatattttttaagattttaaaagtggtataaaattaaagcgcAAATGATTAAggacttttttatatattgtttcacCATGTACCAGTCTCTGTTATTTGTATTCACAGAGTGATATGGAACATTTCAAACATTGTGATgcatatattattagaattatctgAACATCATGCATATCTTCCTTGTAAATTTTgagttttgcattttatttattctagcTTTCATTTTGTTGTCATGATGAATTTTGTTCATGTGTGTTCCCAGAGACTGCTACAATTCACatagaatatatttttgttaataccTATTAAAATGAGGAGCTATTCCATTACTGAAGCTGGAAATTTAGGTTATTGAGTATAATATAAATTACAGTGTTGGGGGATCAGGTTTTGGTGTGCGCTCCACTGCCCATTGGAAATTCCATTGGACATCACTTCTTTTGCAACAAGACAACTTTgcagatgcacacacacccaccctCAGAATGTTTGTGCACTCTTTATAAGATGGATAGTGGAGATGTCTGTACTGGttggatgtgtgtgtatatacgtgtgtgtgtgtgtgtatatacgtgtgtgtgtgttggatgtGGTGCTAGAGTTCATCTGCTCGTGCTCAAAATCATGTTGGGCAGTGTTTCACATATGAACTGTATGGCGCAGTGAAATGGAGAAGAGGAGAGCCACTGATTTCACAGTTTTCGTCCTTCATTACCACTGATTTTCCTTCACTTCCAGAACTTTCTTTGCTCTGAACTTTGGgagttttatttgaatattttgtacTGTACAAAGGAAACACAAACTGTGGACttcatacttttttcttttttaataa
The sequence above is a segment of the Carassius carassius chromosome 9, fCarCar2.1, whole genome shotgun sequence genome. Coding sequences within it:
- the ep300b gene encoding histone acetyltransferase p300 isoform X1, whose amino-acid sequence is MADNVLESGPPSAKRPKLSSPALSVSASDGNDFGSLFDLEHDLPDELINSSDLGLPNGMDPSQLHTSLGGGGMSGPLGSSGQDTAAKHKHLSELLRPGGPPSTSTAVGNPSNVSSLGMMGGLSGSPVTQGLGGPQQQQPGMMPQPGMVAGLNRGMMGAQKGNGHPQSMMGGQMMNGAIRMAYANVNMNAGMVGNGNVLPDALQQQNTGQQTAQAAMRPQQPGAVNKMGMMGAPGPYGGSYGQCGGQSLGPQLQNKAGQPNSINQFNMDKKPQHGQNMVSMQSSGVVGGVSGPGGAAAAPPAADPEKHKLIQQQLVLLLHAHKCHRREQANGEVRQCSLPHCRTMKNVLNHMTHCQAGKSCQVAHCASSRQIISHWKNCTRHDCPVCLPLKNAGDKRNQQSLLGGAGMGMSGPLGGSLPGGQPSAPNLNPPSQIDPSSIERAYAALGLTYQGNQASTQNQQTSVTAQLGMRSLNIIAGGNSMGVNGGVGAPITNQHPGMLPDGMMHRNVTPQSLMNDGSGVGNMGSAVTATPPSAGMRKNWHEDITQDLRNHLVHKLVQAIFPTPDPAALKDRRMENLVAYARKVEGDMYESANSRAEYYHLLAEKIYKIQKELEEKRRTRLQKQGMMPAQPGMPNSALPQAPAGMNQAQLPNGPHTDPSLVQAAGPNQMVNRMQNPAGMAHSLNGMNQFAQVGMQQPMGQRATPPLPMGANHNQMGMHGTPQMNQPNVPQLQNQYMQNQFPGTGAGLGQGAVGLNQPAGQGAMPQNQMPTPPSLAVHSPVAQTQAAVSGSGATVGPQGPPSNLPQPAPQPGLHTHCPPLRQNSPSPARSLTPTPSPHQMPPQMTGNQTPQPHTPTSSTTMTPPTKQLPPMAQGVGSEKASQLQQQSHGGGVAGGPQTGLASSVPSQNPHGLCAHPRTPLSQKSSLTADGQASTPASDSSADPSSQLTSSEPTAPLDPKTEVKQQEEEDENETEDKASGKMAAMQTEIKTEEKPEIKKEEPADNEYKTEPMETSTGSTGEEKKPEVKTEPKEEEAAGTNSSPTNTQSKKKVFKPDELRQALMPTLEALYRQDPESLPFRQPVDPQLLGIPVRIRTSNKTNLDYFDIVKNPMDLSTIKRKLDTGQYQEPWQYVDDMWLMFNNAWLYNRKTSRVYKYCSKLAEVFEQEIDPVMQGLGYCCGRKLEFSPQTLCCYGKQLCTIPRDAAYFSYQNSSPKYGLLAGRYHFCEKCFNEIQGENVSLGDDPTQPQTSINKDQFQRKKNDTLDPELLLECADCGRKMHQICALHNETIWPSGFVCDGCLKKANATRKENKYTAKRLPQTKLGSFLETRVNEYLKRQNHPESGDVTIRVVHVSDKVVEVKPGMKSRFVDSGEMSESFPYRTKALFAFEDIDGTDVCFFGMHVQEYGSDCPPPNQRRVYISYLDSVHFFQPRHLRTGVYHEILIGYMEYAKKMGFVTGHIWACPPSEGDDYIFHCHPSDQKIPKPKRLQEWYKKMLDKAVAERIVHDYKDIFKQATEDRLTSAKELPYFEGDFWPNVLEESIKELEQEEEERKREENNTSSESIDATSGDSKNAKKKNSKKTSKNKSSLSRANKKKPGMPNVSNDLSQKLYASMEKHKEVFFVIRLIAGPSANSLPPILDADPLMACDLMDGRDAFLTLARDKHLEFSSLRRAKWSSMCMLVELHNQSQDRFVYTCNECKHHVETRFHCTVCEDYDLCITCYNIKGHEHKMEKLGLGLDDESNNQSAASTQNPGDSRRLSIQRCIQSLVHACQCRNANCSLPSCQKMKRVVQHTKGCKRKTNGGCPICKQLIALCCYHAKHCQENKCPVPFCLNIKHKLRQQQLQHRLQQAQMLRRRMATMQRAGQPPPCGSGPPGGPPSPCNNGATGPSTPTSVGTQPATPQTPTQLTPNLASLPQPGVGGVPAGAPQQPPQHPVHHQFQQMPGAGGMMTSPQQQMVPQQTVGQLPHPHNQYGPHSTGLSPNPQSQGKPGLGPATPPQLPSNPGTAPMSQQQQPSGPPPAAVEIAMKIQQVADAQRKMAQVQMLHRQAVQAGMMPQHHQQPQGQMGVSHPGIGMVGPPGIASQAQTSVNRVQMEQQQGPQGMMAGVGPMQQPQQVGAQGQMPQQMHLQQPRINPQLQPQQQQWQGQGMPTQQRPGMMAQPGMVAMQPPPQQQQQPQQMQQRQAPQMPNRNALMSMVQAGLQSGVVSGAAAGNLPQGALQDLLQTLRSPSSPLQQQQVLNILRSNPQLMAAFIKQRVHKYKGGTGGPAVPQGGPGPMGGQPVSVNTGVPQPGMHLGQGVNMQTQLSQLQKQQQMQQRPLLQQQQVAALQQQQQKQQQQQQQQQQGIQGQGAPNMTNMNPQFRELVMRRQQQLQFQQQQQQQQQQQQQQQQQQQQMSNHAAFQQQQGYVGQQGNMQVPPGGQPLQGVQPGQQQSFPGNPAQQQAAAVLQQRLAQQHHLQMQQQQKAASQGPDMGHGGGPQPTQGGPSLQTSQTLLQQALHQRLLQQQQHLSGTSPAQQNNPMSPQQQHQMSQSPHLQGQQLPSSLSNQVCSPQPSPRPQSQPPHSSPSPRLQPQPSPHHISPQTQTGSPHPNHLQQHHSGMAPPPPPPQQPQHNSKDPSGFGADQNAMLSQLSGLAGLHGPGANDMLPPSGQDLGINMKTL
- the ep300b gene encoding histone acetyltransferase p300 isoform X7 translates to MADNVLESGPPSAKRPKLSSPALSVSASDGNDFGSLFDLEHDLPDELINSSDLGLPNGMDPSQLHTSLGGGGMSGPLGSSGQDTAAKHKHLSELLRPGGPPSTSTAVGNPSNVSSLGMMGGLSGSPVTQGLGGPQQQQPGMMPQPGMVAGLNRGMMGAQKGNGHPQSMMGGQMMNGAIRMAYANVNMNAGMVGNGNVLPDALQQQNTGQQTAQAAMRPQQPGAVNKMGMMGAPGPYGGSYGQCGGQSLGPQLQNKAGQPNSINQFNMDKKPQHGQNMVSMQSSGVVGGVSGPGGAAAAPPAADPEKHKLIQQQLVLLLHAHKCHRREQANGEVRQCSLPHCRTMKNVLNHMTHCQAGKSCQVAHCASSRQIISHWKNCTRHDCPVCLPLKNAGDKRNQQSLLGGAGMGMSGPLGGSLPGGQPSAPNLNPPSQIDPSSIERAYAALGLTYQGNQASTQNQQTSVTAQLGMRSLNIIAGGNSMGVNGGVGAPITNQHPGMLPDGMMHRNVTPQSLMNDGSGVGNMGSAVTATPPSAGMRKNWHEDITQDLRNHLVHKLVQAIFPTPDPAALKDRRMENLVAYARKVEGDMYESANSRAEYYHLLAEKIYKIQKELEEKRRTRLQKQGMMPAQPGMPNSALPQAPAGMNQAQLPNGPHTDPSLVQAAGPNQMVNRMQNPAGMAHSLNGMNQFAQVGMQQPMGQRATPPLPMGANHNQMGMHGTPQMNQPNVPQLQNQYMQNQFPGTGAGLGQGAVGLNQPAGQGAMPQNQMPTPPSLAVHSPVAQTQAAVSGSGATVGPQGPPSNLPQPAPQPGLHTHCPPLRQNSPSPARSLTPTPSPHQMPPQMTGNQTPQPHTPTSSTTMTPPTKQLPPMAQGVGSEKASQLQQQSHGGGVAGGPQTGLASSVPSQNPHGLCAHPRTPLSQKSSLTADGQASTPASDSSADPSSQLTSSEPTAPLDPKTEVKQQEEEDENETEDKASGKMAAMQTEIKTEEKPEIKKEEPADNEYKTEPMETSTGSTGEEKKPEVKTEPKEEEAAGTNSSPTNTQSKKKVFKPDELRQALMPTLEALYRQDPESLPFRQPVDPQLLGIPDYFDIVKNPMDLSTIKRKLDTGQYQEPWQYVDDMWLMFNNAWLYNRKTSRVYKYCSKLAEVFEQEIDPVMQGLGYCCGRKLEFSPQTLCCYGKQLCTIPRDAAYFSYQNSSPKYGLLAGRYHFCEKCFNEIQGENVSLGDDPTQPQTSINKDQFQRKKNDTLDPELLLECADCGRKMHQICALHNETIWPSGFVCDGCLKKANATRKENKYTAKRLPQTKLGSFLETRVNEYLKRQNHPESGDVTIRVVHVSDKVVEVKPGMKSRFVDSGEMSESFPYRTKALFAFEDIDGTDVCFFGMHVQEYGSDCPPPNQRRVYISYLDSVHFFQPRHLRTGVYHEILIGYMEYAKKMGFVTGHIWACPPSEGDDYIFHCHPSDQKIPKPKRLQEWYKKMLDKAVAERIVHDYKDIFKQATEDRLTSAKELPYFEGDFWPNVLEESIKELEQEEEERKREENNTSSESIDATSGDSKNAKKKNSKKTSKNKSSLSRANKKKPGMPNVSNDLSQKLYASMEKHKEVFFVIRLIAGPSANSLPPILDADPLMACDLMDGRDAFLTLARDKHLEFSSLRRAKWSSMCMLVELHNQSQDRFVYTCNECKHHVETRFHCTVCEDYDLCITCYNIKGHEHKMEKLGLGLDDESNNQSAASTQNPGDSRRLSIQRCIQSLVHACQCRNANCSLPSCQKMKRVVQHTKGCKRKTNGGCPICKQLIALCCYHAKHCQENKCPVPFCLNIKHKLRQQQLQHRLQQAQMLRRRMATMQRAGQPPPCGSGPPGGPPSPCNNGATGPSTPTSVGTQPATPQTPTQLTPNLASLPQPGVGGVPAGAPQQPPQHPVHHQFQQMPGAGGMMTSPQQQMVPQQTVGQLPHPHNQYGPHSTGLSPNPQSQGKPGLGPATPPQLPSNPGTAPMSQQQQPSGPPPAAVEIAMKIQQVADAQRKMAQVQMLHRQAVQAGMMPQHHQQPQGQMGVSHPGIGMVGPPGIASQAQTSVNRVQMEQQQGPQGMMAGVGPMQQPQQVGAQGQMPQQMHLQQPRINPQLQPQQQQWQGQGMPTQQRPGMMAQPGMVAMQPPPQQQQQPQQMQQRQAPQMPNRNALMSMVQAGLQSGVVSGAAAGNLPQGALQDLLQTLRSPSSPLQQQQVLNILRSNPQLMAAFIKQRVHKYKGGTGGPAVPQGGPGPMGGQPVSVNTGVPQPGMHLGQGVNMQTQLSQLQKQQQMQQRPLLQQQQVAALQQQQQKQQQQQQQQQQGIQGQGAPNMTNMNPQFRELVMRRQQQLQFQQQQQQQQQQQQQQQQQQQQMSNHAAFQQQQGYVGQQGNMQVPPGGQPLQGVQPGQQQSFPGNPAQQQAAAVLQQRLAQQHHLQMQQQQKAASQGPDMGHGGGPQPTQGGPSLQTSQTLLQQALHQRLLQQQQHLSGTSPAQQNNPMSPQQQHQMSQSPHLQGQQLPSSLSNQVCSPQPSPRPQSQPPHSSPSPRLQPQPSPHHISPQTQTGSPHPNHLQQHHSGMAPPPPPPQQPQHNSKDPSGFGADQNAMLSQLSGLAGLHGPGANDMLPPSGQDLGINMKTL